The following proteins are co-located in the Motilibacter rhizosphaerae genome:
- the tyrS gene encoding tyrosine--tRNA ligase has protein sequence MSATSILDDLQARSLLALTTDREALAAVLGSGSVPFYVGFDPTAPSLHIGNLVQILTARRLQDAGHRPLALVGGATGLIGDPSGKSAERSLNERDVVAGWVERIRSQVSRFLAFEGPAAATMVNNLDWTASVSAIDFLRDVGKHFPVNRMLDRESVSVRLAAGGLSYTEFSYQVLQANDFLELHRRHGCVLQFGGSDQWGNITAGVDLVRRVTGTGVHAFATPLVTKADGTKFGKTETGTVWLDPELTSPYAFYQFWLNADDADVVRWMPAFSLRPVEEIAALAEETRERPAARPAQRALAEELTTLVHGADATARVVAASRALFGQGDLAALDGATLESALAELPRAKASRPFPRVADLLADAGVCASRSAARRDIAGGGAYVNNAKVSDPDALLREEDVLAGRWVVLRRGKRALAAVEVL, from the coding sequence ATGAGCGCCACGAGCATCCTCGACGACCTGCAGGCGCGCAGCCTGCTCGCCCTGACCACCGACCGCGAGGCGCTGGCCGCGGTGCTGGGCAGCGGGTCGGTGCCGTTCTACGTGGGGTTCGACCCCACGGCGCCGAGCCTGCACATCGGCAACCTCGTGCAGATCCTCACGGCCCGGAGGCTGCAGGACGCCGGCCACCGCCCGCTCGCGCTGGTGGGCGGGGCGACCGGCCTGATCGGCGACCCGAGCGGCAAGAGCGCGGAGCGCTCGCTCAACGAGCGTGACGTCGTCGCCGGGTGGGTGGAGCGCATCCGCAGCCAGGTCTCGCGCTTCCTCGCCTTCGAGGGCCCCGCTGCGGCGACGATGGTCAACAACCTCGACTGGACCGCGTCGGTCTCGGCGATCGACTTCCTGCGTGACGTCGGCAAGCACTTCCCGGTCAACCGGATGCTCGACCGGGAGTCGGTGTCGGTGCGCCTCGCTGCAGGCGGGTTGTCGTACACCGAGTTCAGCTACCAGGTCCTCCAGGCCAACGACTTCCTCGAGCTGCACCGCCGCCACGGATGCGTGCTGCAGTTCGGCGGCAGCGACCAGTGGGGCAACATCACCGCCGGCGTGGACCTGGTCCGGCGGGTGACGGGGACCGGCGTGCACGCGTTCGCGACGCCGCTGGTGACGAAGGCGGACGGCACGAAGTTCGGCAAGACCGAGACGGGGACGGTGTGGCTCGACCCGGAGCTCACCAGCCCGTACGCGTTCTACCAGTTCTGGCTCAACGCCGACGACGCTGACGTGGTGCGCTGGATGCCGGCCTTCTCGTTGCGCCCGGTGGAGGAGATCGCGGCCCTGGCGGAGGAGACCCGGGAGCGGCCGGCTGCTCGCCCCGCGCAGCGCGCGCTGGCGGAGGAGCTGACGACCCTCGTGCACGGGGCGGACGCGACGGCCCGGGTGGTGGCGGCCTCCCGGGCGCTGTTCGGACAGGGGGACCTGGCCGCGCTCGACGGGGCGACCCTCGAGTCCGCGCTCGCGGAGCTGCCGCGGGCGAAGGCGAGCCGGCCGTTCCCCCGGGTGGCGGACCTGCTCGCCGACGCAGGGGTGTGCGCCAGCCGCTCCGCGGCGCGCCGCGACATCGCCGGTGGAGGGGCGTACGTCAACAACGCCAAGGTCAGCGACCCCGACGCGCTGCTCCGGGAGGAGGACGTCCTGGCCGGCCGCTGGGTCGTGCTCCGCCGCGGCAAGCGGGCGCTCGCGGCCGTCGAGGTCCTCTGA
- a CDS encoding DNA-3-methyladenine glycosylase produces the protein MGLGLTPFPRPALGAPAEEVAPALLGALLVSDLPPGRVVVRLTEVEAYAGEADPASHAFRGRTPRTAVMFGPAGALYVYFTYGMHWCANVVCGPDGTAAAVLLRAGEVLEGAEVAAVRRPACRSPRDLARGPARLCSALGIDGSLTGLDLYAPDSPLRLLAPPGPPGEVLAGPRVGVAGGAQTPWRFWLAGEPTVSAYKAHARRSRRTGESTP, from the coding sequence GTGGGCCTCGGCCTGACGCCCTTCCCCCGGCCGGCGCTCGGTGCGCCGGCCGAGGAGGTCGCGCCCGCGCTGCTCGGCGCGCTGCTCGTGTCCGACCTGCCGCCGGGCCGCGTGGTCGTGCGGCTGACGGAGGTCGAGGCGTACGCAGGGGAGGCCGACCCCGCCTCGCACGCGTTCCGCGGCCGCACGCCGCGCACCGCGGTGATGTTCGGGCCGGCGGGCGCGCTCTACGTCTACTTCACCTACGGCATGCACTGGTGCGCCAACGTCGTGTGCGGCCCGGACGGCACCGCCGCCGCCGTGCTGCTGCGGGCGGGGGAGGTCCTCGAGGGGGCGGAGGTCGCCGCCGTACGCCGGCCTGCCTGCCGCTCACCGCGCGACCTCGCGCGCGGTCCCGCCCGGCTCTGCAGCGCGCTGGGGATCGACGGCTCGCTCACCGGCCTCGACCTGTACGCGCCGGACAGCCCCCTGCGCCTGCTCGCCCCTCCTGGCCCGCCGGGGGAGGTCCTCGCCGGTCCGCGGGTGGGGGTCGCCGGGGGAGCGCAGACGCCGTGGCGCTTCTGGCTGGCGGGGGAGCCGACGGTGAGCGCGTACAAGGCGCACGCGCGGCGCTCGCGACGTACGGGAGAATCGACGCCATGA
- the argH gene encoding argininosuccinate lyase: protein MPNAADSDDVDSSPGPTRLWGGRFAGGPAEALAKLSVSVHFDWRLAPYDLAGSKAHARVLHRAALLSDEELERMLAGLEQLEADVRSGAFTATEADEDVHTALERGLLERLGPLGGKLRAGRSRNDQVATDLRLYLRDAARQVAAAVVGLEEALLGLAERDIDVPAPGMTHLQHAQPVLFAHQLLAHVHPLARDVSRLRDWDVRADWSPLGAGALAGSSLPLDPDAVAKDLGFSGPVANSIDAVSDRDFVAEFLFCAALLGVHLSRLGEEVCLWATSEFSWVRLDDAFSTGSSIMPQKKNPDIAELARGKAGRFVGHLTAVLTMLKGLPLAYDRDMQEDKEPVFDAVEQLLLVLPAMAGMVATLSVDGERLRASTPTGHALATDVAEWLVRQGTAFRDAHEISGAFVSWCDARGLELWEVPDEDLARIDTRLTPEVRSVLSVDGALAARSTTGGTAPARVVEQLAALRTAVAEQLQWASA, encoded by the coding sequence ATGCCCAACGCCGCCGACTCCGACGACGTCGACTCCTCGCCGGGCCCCACCCGCCTGTGGGGCGGGCGCTTCGCCGGCGGCCCCGCGGAGGCGCTCGCGAAGCTGTCGGTCAGCGTGCACTTCGACTGGCGGCTGGCGCCGTACGACCTGGCGGGCTCGAAGGCCCACGCGCGCGTCCTGCACCGGGCCGCGCTGCTCAGCGACGAGGAGCTCGAGCGGATGCTCGCCGGTCTCGAGCAGCTCGAGGCGGACGTCCGCTCCGGCGCCTTCACGGCGACCGAGGCCGACGAGGACGTCCACACCGCCCTGGAGCGCGGGCTGCTCGAGCGGCTCGGCCCGCTGGGCGGCAAGCTGCGCGCGGGGCGCTCGCGCAACGACCAGGTCGCGACCGACCTGCGGCTCTACCTGCGCGACGCGGCCAGGCAGGTCGCCGCCGCGGTGGTCGGGCTCGAGGAGGCGCTGCTCGGGCTGGCGGAGCGCGACATCGACGTCCCCGCTCCCGGCATGACCCACCTGCAGCACGCCCAGCCGGTGCTCTTCGCCCACCAGCTGCTCGCGCACGTGCACCCGCTCGCCCGCGACGTCTCGCGCCTGCGCGACTGGGACGTCCGCGCCGACTGGTCGCCGCTCGGGGCAGGTGCGCTCGCCGGGTCGTCGCTGCCGCTCGACCCCGACGCGGTCGCGAAGGACCTCGGCTTCAGCGGGCCGGTGGCGAACTCGATCGACGCCGTCAGCGACCGCGACTTCGTCGCGGAGTTCCTCTTCTGCGCCGCGCTGCTGGGCGTGCACCTCTCGCGCCTCGGTGAGGAGGTGTGCCTGTGGGCGACCTCGGAGTTCTCCTGGGTGCGCCTCGACGACGCCTTCTCGACCGGGTCGTCGATCATGCCGCAGAAGAAGAACCCCGACATCGCCGAGCTCGCCCGTGGCAAGGCCGGCCGCTTCGTCGGCCACCTCACCGCCGTGCTGACGATGCTGAAGGGCCTGCCCCTCGCCTACGACCGGGACATGCAGGAGGACAAGGAGCCGGTCTTCGACGCGGTCGAGCAGCTCCTCCTCGTCCTGCCCGCGATGGCCGGCATGGTGGCGACGCTCTCGGTGGACGGGGAGCGGTTGCGCGCCTCGACGCCGACCGGGCACGCGCTGGCGACGGACGTCGCGGAGTGGCTCGTGCGACAGGGCACGGCGTTCCGCGACGCGCACGAGATCAGCGGGGCGTTCGTGTCCTGGTGCGACGCCCGCGGCCTCGAGCTGTGGGAGGTGCCGGACGAGGACCTGGCGCGGATCGACACCCGGCTCACGCCCGAGGTCCGCTCCGTGCTCAGCGTCGACGGGGCCCTCGCCGCCCGCTCGACGACGGGCGGCACCGCGCCCGCCCGGGTCGTCGAGCAGCTCGCCGCCCTGCGCACCGCCGTGGCCGAGCAGCTGCAGTGGGCCTCGGCCTGA
- a CDS encoding arginine repressor — protein MSVPQTKAARHRRIVGLLAKHDVRSQPELAKLLAEDGIVATQATLSRDLDELGAVKVRSVDGELVYAVPGEGGDRTPRPPADRGVLDGRLLRALNDLLVAAESSANLAVLRTPPGGANLLASAIDAADLPDVLGTLAGDDTVLVVARAGDGGAAVADRLLALAGDGRPDAARSFA, from the coding sequence GTGAGCGTCCCGCAGACCAAGGCGGCCCGCCACCGGCGGATCGTCGGGCTGCTCGCGAAGCACGACGTCCGCTCGCAGCCGGAGCTGGCCAAGCTGCTCGCGGAGGACGGGATCGTCGCCACGCAGGCGACGCTCTCGCGCGACCTCGACGAGCTCGGCGCCGTGAAGGTCCGCTCCGTCGACGGCGAGCTCGTCTACGCCGTCCCCGGCGAGGGCGGCGACCGCACGCCGCGCCCGCCCGCGGACCGCGGCGTGCTCGACGGGCGCCTGCTCCGCGCGCTCAACGACCTGCTCGTGGCCGCAGAGTCCTCGGCGAACCTCGCGGTGCTCCGCACGCCCCCGGGCGGCGCGAACCTGCTCGCCTCCGCGATCGACGCGGCCGACCTGCCCGACGTCCTCGGTACGCTCGCCGGCGACGACACGGTCCTCGTGGTCGCGCGCGCCGGTGACGGCGGGGCGGCTGTGGCGGACCGGCTGCTCGCCCTCGCGGGCGACGGCCGTCCGGACGCCGCGCGCAGCTTCGCGTAG
- the argF gene encoding ornithine carbamoyltransferase — MVRHFLRDDDLSPAEQLEVLDLADRMKADRLAVRPLEGPRAVAVIFDKPSTRTRVSFSVGVAELGGYPLVIDGATSQLGRGEPVADTTRVLERQVAAIVWRTFAQRSLEEMGAVSRVPVVNALTDDFHPCQLLADLQTVREHHGRLEGLTLAYFGDGANNMAHSYLLAGATAGMHVRVAAPEGYEPRHDVLARAREIAHVTGGSVACTRDAEHAAAGADVLATDTWVSMGQEDEYAARSAPFLPYAVTTELLHLSAAGSIVLHCLPAYRDKEIAAEVIDGPRSVVWDEAENRLHAQKALLAWLLERS; from the coding sequence ATGGTCCGGCACTTCCTGCGCGACGACGACCTGAGCCCGGCCGAGCAGCTCGAGGTGCTCGACCTCGCCGACCGGATGAAGGCCGACCGGCTCGCCGTGCGCCCGCTCGAAGGACCCCGTGCTGTCGCGGTCATCTTCGACAAGCCGTCGACCCGTACCCGCGTGTCGTTCTCGGTCGGGGTGGCGGAACTCGGTGGGTACCCCCTCGTCATCGACGGCGCGACCAGCCAGCTCGGGCGCGGCGAGCCCGTCGCCGACACCACCCGGGTGCTCGAGCGGCAGGTCGCGGCCATCGTCTGGCGCACCTTCGCCCAGCGCAGCCTCGAGGAGATGGGAGCGGTCTCCCGGGTGCCGGTCGTCAATGCGCTCACCGACGACTTCCACCCGTGCCAGCTGCTCGCCGACCTGCAGACCGTGCGCGAGCACCACGGCCGGTTGGAGGGGCTCACCCTCGCGTACTTCGGCGACGGGGCCAACAACATGGCGCACTCCTACCTGCTGGCCGGTGCGACGGCGGGCATGCACGTCCGCGTCGCCGCGCCCGAGGGCTACGAGCCCCGGCACGACGTCCTCGCCCGGGCCCGCGAGATCGCCCACGTGACGGGCGGTTCGGTGGCTTGCACCCGGGACGCCGAGCACGCGGCGGCCGGGGCGGACGTCCTCGCCACCGACACGTGGGTCTCGATGGGCCAGGAGGACGAGTACGCCGCGCGCTCCGCGCCGTTCCTCCCCTACGCCGTCACCACGGAGCTGCTCCACCTCTCCGCGGCCGGCAGCATCGTGCTGCACTGCCTGCCGGCCTACCGCGACAAGGAGATCGCCGCCGAGGTGATCGACGGCCCGCGCAGCGTCGTCTGGGACGAGGCGGAGAACCGCCTGCACGCGCAGAAGGCGCTGCTCGCCTGGCTGCTGGAGCGGTCGTGA
- a CDS encoding acetylornithine transaminase: protein MTSTTTSTGTTSASAVSRWREAILGSYAAPRLALVRGSGAVVTDEDGRDYVDLLAGIATNVLGHAHPAVVQAVSTQVATLGHTSNLFANEPSVTLAERLLALLGGPGRVFFCNSGAEANEAAFKIARRTGRTKVVAAQDAFHGRTMGALSLTGQPGKQRPFEPLVPGVVHVPFGDVEALRAAVDGDTAAVILEPVLGEAGVVVPPEGYLAAAREITSAAGALLVLDEVQTGIGRTGEWFAHLALGVRPDVVTLAKGLGGGLPLGACVALGDAAALLQPGDHGSTFGGNPVSCAAGLAVLDTLVAEDLLARAKSLGERISSGITALGHPAVSHVRGAGLLLGVVLTRPVAAATVAALQASGFLANAPAPGVIRLAPPLVLTDEQADAFVAALGPALDVATAPEETP from the coding sequence ATGACGAGCACGACGACCAGCACGGGCACGACGAGCGCGAGCGCCGTCTCCCGCTGGCGCGAGGCGATCCTGGGGAGCTACGCAGCCCCGCGGCTGGCGCTGGTCCGCGGGTCGGGGGCGGTCGTCACCGACGAGGACGGGCGCGACTACGTCGACCTGCTCGCCGGCATCGCCACCAACGTGCTGGGCCACGCGCACCCCGCGGTGGTGCAGGCGGTCTCGACCCAGGTCGCGACCCTCGGGCACACGTCCAACCTCTTCGCCAACGAGCCGTCGGTGACGCTCGCCGAGCGGCTGCTCGCCCTGCTCGGCGGCCCGGGGCGCGTCTTCTTCTGCAACTCCGGTGCCGAGGCCAACGAGGCGGCCTTCAAGATCGCCCGCCGCACCGGGCGGACCAAGGTCGTGGCCGCGCAGGACGCCTTCCACGGCCGCACGATGGGCGCGCTGTCGCTCACCGGGCAGCCGGGCAAGCAGCGGCCGTTCGAGCCGCTGGTCCCCGGTGTCGTGCACGTGCCCTTCGGCGACGTGGAGGCGCTGCGCGCCGCCGTGGACGGCGACACCGCTGCGGTCATCCTCGAGCCCGTCCTCGGCGAGGCCGGCGTCGTCGTGCCGCCGGAGGGCTACCTCGCCGCCGCACGGGAGATCACCTCCGCCGCCGGCGCTCTGCTCGTCCTCGACGAGGTGCAGACCGGGATCGGGCGCACCGGTGAGTGGTTCGCCCACCTCGCCCTGGGCGTCCGCCCCGACGTGGTCACGCTCGCGAAGGGCCTCGGCGGCGGACTGCCGCTGGGCGCGTGCGTCGCGCTCGGCGACGCTGCCGCGCTGCTGCAGCCCGGGGACCACGGCAGCACCTTCGGGGGCAACCCAGTGTCCTGCGCGGCAGGTCTCGCGGTGCTCGACACCCTCGTGGCCGAGGACCTCCTCGCGCGGGCGAAGTCGCTGGGGGAGCGCATCTCCTCCGGCATCACCGCTCTCGGCCACCCAGCGGTGTCGCACGTGCGCGGTGCCGGGCTGCTGCTCGGCGTCGTGCTCACCCGGCCCGTCGCCGCCGCGACGGTCGCGGCGCTGCAGGCGAGCGGGTTCCTGGCCAACGCGCCCGCGCCGGGGGTGATCCGCCTGGCACCGCCGCTGGTCCTCACCGACGAGCAGGCGGACGCGTTCGTCGCCGCGCTCGGCCCCGCCCTGGACGTCGCCACCGCACCCGAGGAGACCCCCTGA
- the argB gene encoding acetylglutamate kinase: MSRSREAALTKARTLTDALPWLKSFAGKTVVIKFGGNAMVDEALKQAFAEDVVFLRLAGIRPVVVHGGGPQVTSALDKLGIESVFTGGLRVTTAETMDVVRMVLVGQVQREIVGLVNAHGAYAVGLSGEDARLFTAERTPAWVDGEAVDIGLVGDVVEVDGGVVEGLLRDGRIPVVSSVARGADGEIYNVNADTAAAALAVALGAEKLVVLTDVEGLYADWPNTDEVVSSLRADVLEGLLPGLSSGMVPKMAACLRAVRGGVAKAHVLDGRVPHSVLLEIFTDEGIGTEVLP, encoded by the coding sequence ATGAGCAGATCCCGCGAGGCGGCCCTCACGAAGGCCCGCACGCTCACCGACGCCCTGCCCTGGCTCAAGTCCTTCGCCGGCAAGACCGTCGTCATCAAGTTCGGCGGCAACGCCATGGTCGACGAGGCGCTCAAGCAGGCGTTCGCCGAGGACGTGGTGTTCCTGCGGCTGGCCGGCATCCGGCCGGTCGTCGTGCACGGCGGTGGTCCGCAGGTGACCAGCGCGCTCGACAAGCTGGGCATCGAGTCGGTCTTCACCGGTGGCCTCCGCGTCACCACGGCCGAGACGATGGACGTCGTGCGCATGGTCCTCGTCGGGCAGGTGCAGCGCGAGATCGTCGGGCTGGTCAACGCCCACGGTGCGTACGCGGTGGGGCTGTCGGGTGAGGACGCGCGGCTGTTCACCGCAGAGCGCACCCCGGCCTGGGTCGACGGCGAGGCCGTCGACATCGGGCTCGTCGGCGACGTGGTCGAGGTGGACGGCGGCGTCGTCGAGGGGCTGCTGCGCGACGGGCGCATCCCGGTCGTCTCGAGCGTCGCCCGCGGGGCCGACGGCGAGATCTACAACGTCAACGCCGACACGGCGGCGGCGGCCCTGGCGGTCGCGCTCGGCGCGGAGAAGCTCGTCGTGCTCACCGATGTCGAGGGGCTCTACGCCGACTGGCCGAACACCGACGAGGTCGTCTCCTCGCTGCGGGCCGACGTGCTCGAGGGCCTGCTGCCGGGGCTGTCCAGCGGGATGGTGCCGAAGATGGCCGCCTGCCTGCGCGCCGTACGTGGTGGCGTGGCCAAGGCGCACGTGCTCGACGGGCGGGTGCCGCACTCGGTCCTGCTCGAGATCTTCACCGACGAGGGCATCGGCACGGAGGTGCTGCCATGA
- the argJ gene encoding bifunctional glutamate N-acetyltransferase/amino-acid acetyltransferase ArgJ produces the protein MSVTGPQGFRAAGVTAGLKPSGKPDVALVVNEGPRFEAAAVFTSNRCKAHPVVWSEQAAADGRVDAVVLNSGGANCFTGPEGFATVHFTAEHVADLLGTSAGDVVVCSTGLIGEVLDRARLSAGVAAAVTALSPEGGQAAAEAIMTTDTHAKQVLVERAGWSVGGMAKGAGMLAPALATMLVVLTTDAVAEQAALDAALRRAVRRTFDRIDSDGCMSTNDTVVLLASGASGEAPGQAELDAAVEEACLDLAMQLIGDAEGAKHEVTIEVVGAASEDDAITAGRAIARSNLLKCAIFGEDPNWGRVLAAVGTTDAVFDPAQIDVSINGVQVCRAGGPGEPRDLVRWEGRAVRFVVDLHAGDAAVTTWTTDLTTDYVIENSAYST, from the coding sequence GTGAGCGTCACCGGGCCGCAAGGGTTCCGGGCGGCGGGCGTGACCGCGGGGCTCAAGCCGAGCGGCAAGCCCGACGTCGCGCTCGTCGTCAACGAGGGCCCGCGCTTCGAGGCGGCCGCGGTCTTCACCAGCAACCGCTGCAAGGCGCACCCGGTCGTGTGGAGCGAGCAGGCTGCCGCGGACGGCCGCGTCGACGCCGTGGTCCTCAACTCCGGCGGCGCTAACTGCTTCACGGGGCCCGAGGGCTTCGCGACCGTGCACTTCACCGCCGAGCACGTCGCCGACCTGCTGGGGACCAGCGCGGGCGACGTCGTCGTCTGCTCCACCGGCCTCATCGGCGAGGTGCTGGACCGGGCCAGGCTCAGCGCCGGCGTCGCTGCGGCGGTGACCGCGCTGTCGCCGGAGGGCGGCCAGGCCGCGGCCGAGGCGATCATGACGACCGACACCCACGCGAAGCAGGTGCTCGTCGAGCGCGCCGGCTGGAGCGTCGGGGGCATGGCGAAGGGCGCCGGGATGCTGGCGCCGGCGCTCGCCACGATGCTCGTCGTGCTCACCACCGACGCGGTGGCGGAGCAGGCTGCGCTCGACGCGGCCCTGCGCCGGGCGGTGCGGCGCACCTTCGACCGCATCGACTCCGACGGCTGCATGTCGACCAACGACACGGTCGTGCTGCTGGCCTCCGGCGCCTCCGGCGAGGCGCCCGGCCAGGCGGAGCTCGACGCCGCCGTCGAGGAGGCCTGCCTCGACCTCGCCATGCAGCTCATCGGCGACGCCGAGGGCGCCAAGCACGAGGTCACGATCGAGGTCGTCGGCGCCGCCAGCGAGGACGACGCGATCACCGCGGGCCGGGCGATCGCGCGCAGCAACCTGTTGAAGTGCGCGATCTTCGGCGAGGACCCCAACTGGGGCCGAGTGCTCGCCGCCGTCGGCACGACCGACGCCGTCTTCGACCCGGCGCAGATCGACGTCAGCATCAACGGCGTCCAGGTGTGCCGCGCAGGCGGACCGGGGGAGCCCCGCGACCTCGTCCGCTGGGAGGGCCGTGCGGTCCGCTTCGTCGTCGACCTGCACGCCGGCGACGCCGCGGTCACCACGTGGACCACCGACCTCACCACCGACTACGTCATCGAGAACAGCGCGTACTCCACATGA
- the argC gene encoding N-acetyl-gamma-glutamyl-phosphate reductase, whose amino-acid sequence MTLKAAVAGGSGYAGGELLRLLAAHPEIEVATVTGASSAGELLGASQPHLAASPLGALEIASTTPELLAGHEVVFLALPHGQSAAIAEALPVDTVVVDLGADFRLEDAARWEHFYGGTHAGSWPYGLPELPGQRPLLEGARRIASPGCYPTSVALGTAPLLAAGLLEPDVVVVAASGTSGAGRAARTSLLGSEVMGAVSAYGVGGVHRHTAEMEQSLSGAAGVPVAVSFTPLLAPMPRGILATSNARLREGVTGADLRAALLDAYAAEPFVVVLPEGAQPTTAATLGSNAAHVQAVADPRTGRAVVTVAVDNLGKGAAGQALQNANLALGLPETAGLPLVGVAP is encoded by the coding sequence ATGACGTTGAAGGCAGCCGTCGCGGGCGGTTCGGGCTACGCCGGGGGCGAGCTGCTGCGCCTGCTCGCCGCGCACCCGGAGATCGAGGTCGCCACGGTCACCGGGGCGAGCAGCGCCGGGGAGCTGCTGGGCGCGAGCCAGCCGCACCTCGCCGCCTCGCCGCTGGGCGCGCTGGAGATCGCGAGCACGACGCCCGAGCTGCTCGCCGGGCACGAGGTGGTCTTCCTCGCGCTGCCGCACGGGCAGTCGGCCGCCATCGCCGAGGCCCTGCCGGTCGACACCGTCGTGGTCGACCTCGGCGCCGACTTCCGGCTCGAGGACGCCGCCCGCTGGGAGCACTTCTACGGCGGCACCCACGCCGGCAGCTGGCCGTACGGCCTGCCCGAGCTGCCCGGGCAGCGCCCGCTGCTCGAGGGCGCGCGGCGGATCGCCTCTCCCGGCTGCTACCCGACCTCGGTCGCGCTGGGCACCGCGCCCCTGCTCGCCGCCGGCCTGCTCGAGCCCGACGTGGTGGTCGTCGCGGCGTCTGGGACCTCGGGCGCCGGCCGGGCCGCGAGGACGAGCCTGCTCGGCTCGGAGGTCATGGGCGCGGTGTCGGCGTACGGCGTCGGCGGCGTGCACCGGCACACCGCGGAGATGGAGCAGTCGCTCTCCGGGGCGGCGGGGGTGCCCGTGGCCGTCTCCTTCACCCCGCTGCTCGCGCCGATGCCGCGCGGCATCCTCGCGACGTCCAACGCGCGCCTGCGGGAGGGCGTGACCGGAGCCGACCTGCGGGCGGCGCTGCTCGACGCGTACGCCGCGGAGCCGTTCGTCGTCGTGCTGCCCGAGGGCGCGCAGCCGACGACCGCCGCGACGCTCGGGTCGAACGCCGCGCACGTGCAGGCGGTGGCGGACCCGCGTACGGGCCGGGCCGTCGTCACCGTCGCGGTCGACAACCTCGGCAAGGGCGCGGCAGGCCAGGCGCTGCAGAACGCCAACCTCGCGCTCGGCCTGCCCGAGACCGCAGGCCTGCCGCTCGTGGGGGTGGCGCCGTGA